A single genomic interval of Pieris brassicae chromosome 14, ilPieBrab1.1, whole genome shotgun sequence harbors:
- the LOC123718098 gene encoding dipeptidyl peptidase 9 isoform X1: MEFIKMEVREAGDGAAAGECDREPPKKYSWAEVRQAVHDLRKELSSLSTMVPMAICFRKLSCGKTRVYFLRTPQNGWETLLYTDVLPSLQPSNARLDWKPLIKSNVALGASTGKCSKEEQLLWERQRVAAWGIASYELHKETGRVLFPCASSLFIAEEGRGQSPPILPRSLSTGGGAPLTPAICPSTARLVAHAARGDIWLAGDCLGSPTRLTYACKGKDDRLLEDPLQAGVPCYVTQEEFSRYTGFWWQPKSDDDIYRIVYEEVDESDVKIFSFPSSNTASGDVDEFRFPRAGTPNAKSVLKLVTFRLTKSSPTNITVRRVLGEASSPTEGMDVTDVRWYEMRSPLKEMFPWFEYLARVGWTSCGQYVWAQILDRKQQILELVLIPLAEFNVSSHYSHGETQNDDPTQMSEQNNVDPSKIQVLLRETAPDSWINVHDIFYPLTNCTSCTGTNCTCATFKFIWASEETGFLHLYVITSNIQPDKANVVNTGIEEMLSEDENNASGPNIISKEAITSGDWEVMGRKIWVDETRDLVYFVGLRETPLERHLYVASITPSESGITLLTTVGHSHTVDMDDDCTVAVITSSNISSVPVTKVYNVCHTGGRVTLTQYGSLLERPMLDYLDPPFNGTWDRMGDGDENNDIPLLIKERSLSTIEVPPPQIYSTRLSCGMTAYCTLWRSRHAGPRPTVLHVYGGPEVQIVTNSYKGIRQLRMHMLAARGFTVVSVDSRGSKHRGRAWEAAIRGKMGQVELDDQVEVLQWLAKETGCIDMERVAIHGWSYGGYLSLLGLATRPHIFKVCVAGAPVTSWRLYDTAYTERYMGSPSERHNAYSRASVIPHAPFFPDREGRLLIIHGLADENVHFCHTAALLSELVRLGKPHRVQVYPGERHSLRTMHAAKHYEATLLHFLHENL; encoded by the exons ATGGAATTCATAAAGATGGAAGTGCGAGAGGCGGGAGATGGGGCTGCTGCAGGCGAGTGTGACCGTGAACCGCCTAAAAAGTATAGCTGGGCGGAAGTTAGACAAGCCGTTCACGATTTAAGAAAGGAGCTCTCATCATTGTCCACTATGGTGCCGATGGCTATTTGTTTTCGAAAACTCAGCTGTGGAAAAACCAGGGTGTACTTTTTGAGGACTCCACAAAACGGATGGGAGACACTTTTGTACACCGATGTTTTACCATCTTTGCAGCCAAGCAATGCCAG ATTAGATTGGAAACCTTTAATCAAATCCAATGTGGCATTAGGTGCTTCCACCGGCAAATGTTCCAAAGAAGAACAATTGTTATGGGAACGGCAGAGAGTTGCAGCATGGGGCATTGCATCATACGAGCTCCATAAAGAGACAGGAAGGGTGTTGTTTCCTTGTGCATCGTCACTGTTTATTGCTGAGGAGGGAAGAGGGCAG tCACCACCTATACTCCCACGTTCCCTATCAACGGGGGGCGGAGCACCGCTAACACCAGCGATTTGTCCCAGTACAGCCCGTTTGGTTGCTCACGCAGCTCGAGGTGACATCTGGCTTGCTGGGGACTGTCTCGGGAGCCCTACGAGACTCACGTACGCCTGCAAGGGCAAGGATGATCG CTTATTAGAAGACCCATTACAAGCTGGTGTTCCATGTTATGTGACGCAGGAGGAGTTCTCGAGGTATACAGGCTTCTGGTGGCAGCCGAAAAGCGATG ATGACATATACAGGATAGTGTACGAAGAAGTAGATGAGAGTGATGTCAAAATTTTCAGTTTTCCATCTTCTAACACAGCGAGTGGAGACGTTGATGAATTTAG GTTCCCAAGAGCAGGCACACCCAATGCAAAGTCAGTTTTGAAGCTGGTGACATTTAGATTAACGAAATCTTCGCCTACCAACATTACCGTCCGTAGAGTTTTAGGAGAGG CATCATCGCCAACGGAAGGAATGGATGTAACAGATGTAAGATGGTATGAAATGAGGAGCCCATTGAAGGAAATGTTCCCATGGTTCGAGTATCTTGCTCGTGTTGGATGGACCTCTTGTGGACAAta TGTTTGGGCGCAAATTCTAGACCGTAAGCAACAGATATTGGAACTGGTGCTCATACCTTTGGCGGAGTTTAATGTTTCATCACATTATTCGCATGGAGAAACGCAAAATGATGATCCAACACAAATGAGCGAACAGAACAATGTTGATCCCTCT AAAATCCAGGTGCTACTAAGAGAAACAGCCCCTGACTCGTGGATCAATGTTCACGACATATTCTATCCTCTAACTAATTGTACCAGTTGTACTGGTACCAATTGTACGTGTGCCACTTTTAAGTTCATTTGGGCTTCCGAGGAGACTggttttttacatttatatgtgATCACATCTAACATACAACCGGATAAAGCTAATg TTGTGAATACAGGTATTGAAGAAATGCTGTCAGAAGACGAAAACAACGCGAGTGGACCAAACATCATCAGTAAAGAGGCGATCACGTCTGGTGATTGGGAGGTTATGGGGAGGAAGATATGG GTGGACGAGACCCGGGACCTGGTGTACTTCGTTGGTCTTCGGGAGACACCACTGGAGCGGCATTTGTATGTGGCGTCTATAACTCCATCAGAATCTGGAATCACTTTACTTACAACTGTCGGTCACTCGCATACCGTTGATATGGATGAT GATTGTACAGTGGCAGTAATAACTTCGTCAAATATAAGCAGTGTGCCTGTAACGAAAGTCTACAACGTGTGTCATACGGGCGGGCGTGTTACATTGACCCAGTATGGCTCACTCTTAGAAAGGCCTATGTTAG ATTATCTAGACCCCCCATTTAATGGTACCTGGGACAGAATGGGCGATGGGGACGAGAATAATGATATCCCATTACTTATCAAAG AACGATCTCTCAGTACCATAGAAGTGCCTCCACCACAGATATACTCCACCCGTCTCTCTTGTGGTATGACGGCTTATTGTACCCTCTGGCGAAGTCGGCATGCGGGACCACGGCCTACAGTTTTGCACGTGTATGGTGGACCCGAAGTCCAAATCGTCACTAATAGTTATAAG ggCATACGCCAGTTACGCATGCACATGCTAGCGGCGCGAGGTTTCACGGTCGTATCAGTTGATTCGAGAGGCTCGAAGCATAGGGGCAGGGCCTGGGAGGCTGCTATAAGAGGCAAAATGGGGCAGGTCGAGTTGGATGATCAG GTGGAGGTGCTCCAATGGCTCGCTAAGGAAACAGGGTGTATTGATATGGAGAGAGTTGCTATCCATGGATGGAGTTATG GTGGCTATTTGTCCCTCCTAGGCCTGGCAACACGTCCGCACATATTCAAAGTGTGCGTTGCTGGAGCGCCCGTCACCAGTTGGCGCCTGTACGACACGGCGTACACGGAACGCTACATGGGATCGCCAAGTGAGAGGCACAACGCCTACAGTCGCGCTAGCGTCATACCACATGCGCCGTTCTTCCCTGATAG ggAGGGTAGACTGTTAATAATCCACGGACTGGCTGATGAAAACGTACACTTCTGTCATACTGCGGCACTGCTCTCGGAGTTGGTTCGACTTGGAAAGCCGCATAGAGTTCAG gtaTATCCCGGCGAGCGTCACTCCCTCCGTACAATGCATGCGGCTAAACATTACGAGGcaactttattacattttctacACGAAAACCTGtga
- the LOC123718098 gene encoding dipeptidyl peptidase 9 isoform X2: protein MEFIKMEVREAGDGAAAGECDREPPKKYSWAEVRQAVHDLRKELSSLSTMVPMAICFRKLSCGKTRVYFLRTPQNGWETLLYTDVLPSLQPSNARLDWKPLIKSNVALGASTGKCSKEEQLLWERQRVAAWGIASYELHKETGRVLFPCASSLFIAEEGRGQSPPILPRSLSTGGGAPLTPAICPSTARLVAHAARGDIWLAGDCLGSPTRLTYACKGKDDRLLEDPLQAGVPCYVTQEEFSRYTGFWWQPKSDDDIYRIVYEEVDESDVKIFSFPSSNTASGDVDEFRFPRAGTPNAKSVLKLVTFRLTKSSPTNITVRRVLGEASSPTEGMDVTDVRWYEMRSPLKEMFPWFEYLARVGWTSCGQYVWAQILDRKQQILELVLIPLAEFNVSSHYSHGETQNDDPTQMSEQNNVDPSKIQVLLRETAPDSWINVHDIFYPLTNCTSCTGTNCTCATFKFIWASEETGFLHLYVITSNIQPDKANGIEEMLSEDENNASGPNIISKEAITSGDWEVMGRKIWVDETRDLVYFVGLRETPLERHLYVASITPSESGITLLTTVGHSHTVDMDDDCTVAVITSSNISSVPVTKVYNVCHTGGRVTLTQYGSLLERPMLDYLDPPFNGTWDRMGDGDENNDIPLLIKERSLSTIEVPPPQIYSTRLSCGMTAYCTLWRSRHAGPRPTVLHVYGGPEVQIVTNSYKGIRQLRMHMLAARGFTVVSVDSRGSKHRGRAWEAAIRGKMGQVELDDQVEVLQWLAKETGCIDMERVAIHGWSYGGYLSLLGLATRPHIFKVCVAGAPVTSWRLYDTAYTERYMGSPSERHNAYSRASVIPHAPFFPDREGRLLIIHGLADENVHFCHTAALLSELVRLGKPHRVQVYPGERHSLRTMHAAKHYEATLLHFLHENL, encoded by the exons ATGGAATTCATAAAGATGGAAGTGCGAGAGGCGGGAGATGGGGCTGCTGCAGGCGAGTGTGACCGTGAACCGCCTAAAAAGTATAGCTGGGCGGAAGTTAGACAAGCCGTTCACGATTTAAGAAAGGAGCTCTCATCATTGTCCACTATGGTGCCGATGGCTATTTGTTTTCGAAAACTCAGCTGTGGAAAAACCAGGGTGTACTTTTTGAGGACTCCACAAAACGGATGGGAGACACTTTTGTACACCGATGTTTTACCATCTTTGCAGCCAAGCAATGCCAG ATTAGATTGGAAACCTTTAATCAAATCCAATGTGGCATTAGGTGCTTCCACCGGCAAATGTTCCAAAGAAGAACAATTGTTATGGGAACGGCAGAGAGTTGCAGCATGGGGCATTGCATCATACGAGCTCCATAAAGAGACAGGAAGGGTGTTGTTTCCTTGTGCATCGTCACTGTTTATTGCTGAGGAGGGAAGAGGGCAG tCACCACCTATACTCCCACGTTCCCTATCAACGGGGGGCGGAGCACCGCTAACACCAGCGATTTGTCCCAGTACAGCCCGTTTGGTTGCTCACGCAGCTCGAGGTGACATCTGGCTTGCTGGGGACTGTCTCGGGAGCCCTACGAGACTCACGTACGCCTGCAAGGGCAAGGATGATCG CTTATTAGAAGACCCATTACAAGCTGGTGTTCCATGTTATGTGACGCAGGAGGAGTTCTCGAGGTATACAGGCTTCTGGTGGCAGCCGAAAAGCGATG ATGACATATACAGGATAGTGTACGAAGAAGTAGATGAGAGTGATGTCAAAATTTTCAGTTTTCCATCTTCTAACACAGCGAGTGGAGACGTTGATGAATTTAG GTTCCCAAGAGCAGGCACACCCAATGCAAAGTCAGTTTTGAAGCTGGTGACATTTAGATTAACGAAATCTTCGCCTACCAACATTACCGTCCGTAGAGTTTTAGGAGAGG CATCATCGCCAACGGAAGGAATGGATGTAACAGATGTAAGATGGTATGAAATGAGGAGCCCATTGAAGGAAATGTTCCCATGGTTCGAGTATCTTGCTCGTGTTGGATGGACCTCTTGTGGACAAta TGTTTGGGCGCAAATTCTAGACCGTAAGCAACAGATATTGGAACTGGTGCTCATACCTTTGGCGGAGTTTAATGTTTCATCACATTATTCGCATGGAGAAACGCAAAATGATGATCCAACACAAATGAGCGAACAGAACAATGTTGATCCCTCT AAAATCCAGGTGCTACTAAGAGAAACAGCCCCTGACTCGTGGATCAATGTTCACGACATATTCTATCCTCTAACTAATTGTACCAGTTGTACTGGTACCAATTGTACGTGTGCCACTTTTAAGTTCATTTGGGCTTCCGAGGAGACTggttttttacatttatatgtgATCACATCTAACATACAACCGGATAAAGCTAATg GTATTGAAGAAATGCTGTCAGAAGACGAAAACAACGCGAGTGGACCAAACATCATCAGTAAAGAGGCGATCACGTCTGGTGATTGGGAGGTTATGGGGAGGAAGATATGG GTGGACGAGACCCGGGACCTGGTGTACTTCGTTGGTCTTCGGGAGACACCACTGGAGCGGCATTTGTATGTGGCGTCTATAACTCCATCAGAATCTGGAATCACTTTACTTACAACTGTCGGTCACTCGCATACCGTTGATATGGATGAT GATTGTACAGTGGCAGTAATAACTTCGTCAAATATAAGCAGTGTGCCTGTAACGAAAGTCTACAACGTGTGTCATACGGGCGGGCGTGTTACATTGACCCAGTATGGCTCACTCTTAGAAAGGCCTATGTTAG ATTATCTAGACCCCCCATTTAATGGTACCTGGGACAGAATGGGCGATGGGGACGAGAATAATGATATCCCATTACTTATCAAAG AACGATCTCTCAGTACCATAGAAGTGCCTCCACCACAGATATACTCCACCCGTCTCTCTTGTGGTATGACGGCTTATTGTACCCTCTGGCGAAGTCGGCATGCGGGACCACGGCCTACAGTTTTGCACGTGTATGGTGGACCCGAAGTCCAAATCGTCACTAATAGTTATAAG ggCATACGCCAGTTACGCATGCACATGCTAGCGGCGCGAGGTTTCACGGTCGTATCAGTTGATTCGAGAGGCTCGAAGCATAGGGGCAGGGCCTGGGAGGCTGCTATAAGAGGCAAAATGGGGCAGGTCGAGTTGGATGATCAG GTGGAGGTGCTCCAATGGCTCGCTAAGGAAACAGGGTGTATTGATATGGAGAGAGTTGCTATCCATGGATGGAGTTATG GTGGCTATTTGTCCCTCCTAGGCCTGGCAACACGTCCGCACATATTCAAAGTGTGCGTTGCTGGAGCGCCCGTCACCAGTTGGCGCCTGTACGACACGGCGTACACGGAACGCTACATGGGATCGCCAAGTGAGAGGCACAACGCCTACAGTCGCGCTAGCGTCATACCACATGCGCCGTTCTTCCCTGATAG ggAGGGTAGACTGTTAATAATCCACGGACTGGCTGATGAAAACGTACACTTCTGTCATACTGCGGCACTGCTCTCGGAGTTGGTTCGACTTGGAAAGCCGCATAGAGTTCAG gtaTATCCCGGCGAGCGTCACTCCCTCCGTACAATGCATGCGGCTAAACATTACGAGGcaactttattacattttctacACGAAAACCTGtga